From Piscinibacter gummiphilus:
GTGCTGGTGACGAGCGTGCCGCTGCCCGATCAGTTCCTCGACAACGTGCTGGCCTCGCCCCAGGGCGCCATCACCGGCGAGAAGTTCGAGCGCTTCGAGGTGAGCTTCGTCGGTGCGGGGGACACCCTCTCCGCCGCCCTCGCCGCCCTGCTGGCGTCGGGCAGCGAGCTGCACGCAGCGGTCGGCGAATCGCTCGCCTTCCTCGACCAGGCGCTCGACGCCGGCTTCCGCCCTGGCATGGGCAACGTGATCCCGGACCGCTTCTTCTGGGCGCTGCCGCCTGCGGAAGAAGGCGCGGAAGGTGCAGCCCCCGAGGGCGATGGCGGTGAGCAGGCTCCGAAGGACCCGCGCCATGTCCACTAACGCCCAGCTCTTCGAACGCGCGCAGCGCGTCATCCCCGGCGGGGTCAACTCGCCGGTGCGCGCGTTTCGCGCCGTTGGCGGCACGCCGCGCTTCATCAGCCGCGCACAAGGCCCCTACATCTTCGACGCCGAAGGCAAGCGCTACATCGACTACATCGGCTCCTGGGGCCCGATGATCCTCGGCCACGGCCACCCCGAGGTGCTCGACGCGGTGCAGAAGGCAGCGCTGGAAGGCTTCTCGTTCGGCGCGCCGACCGAGCGCGAGATCGAGCTGGCCGAAGAAATCCTGAAGCTGGTGCCGAGCATGGAGCAGGTGCGACTCGTCAGCTCCGGGACCGAAGCTGCGATGAGCGCCATCCGCCTCGCCCGTGGGGCGACCGGACGCCACAAGCTCATCAAGTTCGAAGGCTGCTACCACGGCCATGCCGATGCGCTGCTGGTGAAGGCCGGCTCGGGCCTCGCCACCTTCGGCAACCCGACGAGCGCCGGCGTTCCGCCCGAGGTGGTGCAGCACACGCTGGTCCTCGAATACAACAACGTCGCCGAACTCGAAGAAGCCTTCCAGCGGCACGGCGCCGACCTCGCCTGCGTGATGATCGAGCCGATCGCCGGCAACATGAACTTCGTGCGGGCGAGCATCCCTTTCATGACGCGCCTGCGCGAGCTGTGCACGCAGCACGGCGCGCTCCTGGTGTTCGACGAGGTGATGACGGGCTTCCGCGTGGCCCTCGGCAGCGCCCAGAGCCTCTACGCGAAGGCAATCCCCGGCTTCGCGCCCGACATGAGCGTGTTCGGCAAGGTCATCGGGGGCGGCATGCCGCTCGCGGCCTTCGGCGGCAAGCGTGCGGTGATGGAGAAGCTCGCCCCGCTCGGCCCCGTCTACCAGGCCGGCACGCTCTCGGGCAACCCGGTCGCGACCGCCTGCGGCCTGGCCACGCTCAAGCAGATCCAGAAGCCGGGCTTCTTCGAAGCGCTCTCGGCCAGCACCCGCACGCTGGTCGATGGCCTGAACGCCGCGGCCAAGGCGGCTGGCGTGCCCTTCGTCGTCGATTGCGAAGGCGGCATGTTTGGCTTCTTCTTCGGCGCCGCCCTGCCGCAGAACTACCCGGCCGTGATGGCGACCGACAAGGAGCGTTTCAACCGCTTCTTCCACGCCATGCTCGACCGTGGGGTGTACCTCGCGCCGGCGCTCTACGAAGCCGGCTTCGTGAGTGCGGCGCACACCGCCGCCGACATCGCCGCCACCGTCGAGGCGGCACGCGAAGCCTTCAAGGCCTGACGCGGTTCAGGCCGGCGACGACCGCAAGGCGTAGGCCTTGCCGTCGACGAAGAGGTACTCCACCCGCGCCACGGCTTCGCCCTTCTCGCCGGGGAAGGTGTACGCCACCACCGCGAGCGATGTGCCGGGTTTGATCTCGGCCACCTGCCAGGCCTGCATGCGCGACAAGGGCGCGAGTTCCAGCTCCCAGCGCTTGTCGCGCCGCGTGGGCAGGACCGTCTTCGCGAGGATGGCCGGCGCGTCCACCGCGGCCGACTGCGGCGGCACCGGCCGCTTCGCAAGATCAGACGGCAGCGTCAGGGGAGACGCCAACTCCAACTCCACTTCGGCATGCGGGTTGCGCCACGCCACCTTGGCGGCCCGGCCCTCGAGGTAGATCGGCCGCTCGGCATCGAAGTTGCTCCAGCCGTGATGGGCCCACGCCGGCAAGACGCAGACACCCGCGCCGGCCACCAGGATCAGACGTCGTTGCATGGAGGTCTCCACATGTCAGACATAGGCGATGAACCGGCCGCAGGCTACGACAAGCAGCCAAAGCCCCATCGACAGCGCGGTCTGCAGGCGGGCCACGCGGTCGATCTTGTCGAGCCCGCCGCGCAGATGAAACGCCGCGGCGTTCGCCCCTGCAGCGACGAGCAGCCCCGCCTTCAGCCACAGCGCGCGGTTCGCCTGCAACTCGGCCCATTGGCTGGCGAGCATCACCGTGCCCGTCACCGCAGCCAGCGCGAAGCCGGCCAGCGCCACCCCCAGCGCGAGCTTCGCGAGTGGCCGCACTGGCAGGCTCGGCTGTGCGCCCCACACCCGCATCTCGAAGAGCACGAGGTTGCCCAGGAGCAGCGCGACACCGACGAGGTGCAGCGTCTCCAGCGCGGGGTACGCCCAGGGGTGTGTGGCGATCCAGTTCATGCCCGGGCATTGTGAGGTCGACGTGACCCCGACTCCTAGAATCGCGCCCATGCACATTCACATCCTCGGCATCTGCGGCACCTTCATGGGCGGACTCGCCGCCCTCGCGCGCGAAGCCGGCCACACCGTCACCGGCTGCGATGCCGGCGTGTACCCCCCGATGAGCGACCAGCTGCGCGCCCTCGGCATCGAGCTCATCGAGGGCTACGGTGCCGACCAGCTCAAGCTCAACCCCGACCTCTACGTGATCGGCAACGTGGTCTCGCGCGGCAACCCGCTTGTCGAAGCCATCCTCGATGCCGGCGCGCGCTACACGAGCGGCCCGCAATGGCTGTCCGACAACGTGCTGCAAGGCCGCCACGTGCTGGCCGTGGCCGGCACGCACGGCAAGACCACCACCACCTCGATGCTCGCGTGGATGCTCGACAAGGCCGGCCTCGAACCCGGCTTCCTCGTCGGCGGCGTGCCGCAGAACTTCGGCGTGTCTGCCCGACTGGGCCAAGGCAAGACCTTCGTCATCGAGGCCGACGAGTACGACACCGCCTTCTTCGACAAGCGCAGCAAGTTCGTCCACTACCGCCCGCGCACCGCGATCCTCAACAACCTCGAGTACGACCACGCCGACATCTTCCCCGACGTGGCCGCCATCGAGACCCAGTTCCACCACCTCGTGCGCACCGTGCCGCCCTCGGGCCGGCTCGTCGTCAACGCGCGTGAAGAGTCGCTGCAGCGTGTGCTGGAGCGCGGCTGCTGGAGCGAGGTGGTGCGCTTCGGCACCCGCAAGGAAACGCCGGGCGCCTTGCGTGCGCGCGGTGAGCCGCACGCCTTCGACGTGCTGCGCGGCAGCCTGAAGATCGCGCGCGTCGACTGGCAACTGCTGGGCGAGCACAACCAGCTCAACGCGCTCGCCGCCATCGCCGCCGCCGAACACGTCGGCGTGTCACCCGAGGTCGCGGGTGCTGCGCTCGCAAGCTTCGAAAACGTGCGCCGCCGCCTCGAGCTGCGTGGCGAAGCGGGCAATGTGAAGGTCTACGACGACTTCGCCCACCACCCCACCGCCATCCGCACCACCATCAACGGCCTGCGCCGCAAGGTGGGTGCCGACCGCATCCTCGCCGTCTTCGAGCCGCGCTCGAACACGATGAAGCTCGGCGCGATGAAGGCGCAGCTGCCGTGGGCGCTGGAAGAGGCCGACCTCTCGTTCTGCCACCAGGCCAACTTGGGCTGGGACGCGCGCGAAGCCCTGGCGCCGATGGGCGACAAGGCCATCGTGGCCGACACCATCGAGGCGCTCGTCACCGCCGTGCGGCGCGCCGCGAAGCCCGGCGATCACGTGCTCTGCATGAGCAACGGCGGCTTCGGCGGCATCCACCAGAAACTGCTGACGGCTCTCAGCTCCTGATCATCGAGGCGCGCAGCGCTTCGGTGAGTTGCGACAACGAATCCTGCAAGTGCGCACGGCTCTCGACGGACAGTTTGCCGTTGCCCGACGCCCGCTTGATCTGTGTCTGCAGCTCCACCGCTTGCATCCGCATCAGGCTCAGCGCATCGGGCGGCAGCGATGCCGAGCCGCGCACCAGCAGATTCTGCACACGCTTCAAGTGCTCGCGCTGCAGGTTGCGGCGCAGGCGGTCGATCTCGCGGCCGGTCTTGAGTTCGCTCCACACCGCGCCTTGCAGGGTGTCGTACACCTCGGCGAGCGAGATGATGTTGCGCTTGTTCGCGTTGGGCACGTAGGACGGCAGGTCGAGCAGGCGCGAGGCCGTGCCCGGGTTGAGCAGCCGGTCCATCGCCACCGTCTGCACCTGCAGAACGGCGGCGGGGATGTTCACCGGGCCGCCACGGTCCCACTCGTTGTAGTCGGGCGAGAGGCTCGCCACGAACTCGGGCTTGAAGCGGAAGCTGTCGGCATTGAACACCCCATCGGCGAGGAACTTGAGCGCCTCGCGCTGCTTGGCCGGCTCCACCGGCACGTAGGCGGCGCGGCGCGTGGTGCCCGGCAGGTCGCGCACGGTGTACATCCCGCCCACGTACTTGCCGACGAGTTCGCTTGCCCGGCTCAGCTGGCGGAAGCCACTCAGGAGGATGCGCCGCTGCCGCACCGCCTCGTCGCCCGGCTGCGCGCCGCGCTCCTGCACCCGCTGCCACAGCTCGCGCGAGAGCTGCAGCCGCCGCACGTAGTACGCCAGCGGGTCGTCGCCGAGGTCGAAGCGGTTGACGAGCGGGTCGATGCCGTCATTGCCGGGCAGGCCGCCGGCATCGGCATCGTCGGCATAGGCGAGCAGCGGGTCGGTGCTGCGCGACGCGATGCGGGCCAGCTCGGCCGCTTCATCGGCCGGCGCGATCGGCTTGTAGGCGTATTCGATCGCCCAGTAGTCGTAGGGCCCGAGCGTGGTGTTGTTGAGTGCGCCCTGCTTCTCTCCGCGCAGCGCCACGTTGTAGGCGTTGTAGTCCATCACCGAGCCCGAGATACCGTTCTTCTCGGTGAAGTCCTTGTCCTGCAGCTTGTCGCGCGGCACGACCGTCGAGCCCTTGAAGTTGTGCTTGAGGCCGAGCGTGTGGCCGACCTCGTGCATCACGGTGTCCTTGATGACGGCCTGCACGAAGGCCTCGGCCTCGGGGCTGTCGGGGGCGATGTCGCCGCGCGCCTCGAGCACGTCGAGCGCGAAATTCATCTCCGCGGCGTTCTCGCGGGCGTAGTCGCAATAGGCGTCGTGGGCGTGGCCCGCTGCACCCGCACCCGCGCCCCCACCCGTGCCCACGTCTTCGACGACGAAGCGCCGCGCGCCGCGGCCGAACACGTCGCTCATGCCAATGTCGGCATCGATGATCTCGCCGGTGCGCGGGTCGGCGTGGTGCGGGCCGACGGCGAAGCCCACGTCGGCACCGACGAACCAGCGGATGGACGCGTGCCGCGCGTCCATGTTGTCCCACTCGGCATCGTCGGGCTGGTGGCGAACGACAATGGCGTCCTTGAAGCCGATCTTCTCGAAGGCCTTGTTCCACTCGAGCACACCAGCCTCGACCGCCTTGCGGTACTTGGGCGGGATGTTCTTGTCGAGCCAGTAGACGATGGGCTGCTTGGGATCCGACAGCGCGGCGCTCGGGTCACGCTTCTCCAGGCGCCAGCGGCTCAGGTGGTGCACCCGCGGGTTGGCCTTGAGGTCGTTGCCGAGGTCGGTGACGCCGGTGAAGAAGTGGCCCAGGCGTGGGTCGGTCCTGCGTGCCGGCATCGGCTCTTGCGGCAGCTTGGTGAAGCTGTAGACGAAGGCCACGAACATGCTGCGCGCATCGGGCACGGTCGATGGCGGGTTGGGCCCAGGCGTGGGGCTGGGCAGGGCCGGCGGCGCCGGGATGCGCGGGGTGGCGAAATGCACGCGGGCGTTGACCGTGGTCATCTCGTCGCTCACGCGCGTCTTCTCGAAGAAGGAATTGCCGCGGTCGAGCGAATACGGCAGGCGGAACGCCGACTCGATGCGCGTCGAATAACCGGGGATGTCGGTCAGCAGGAAGCCGGCATCGATCAGCACCGACTTGCGCTGCGGATGCGGGGCGCTCACGATCGCGGCCGAGCCGAGCAGGCTGTGCGAGAAGCCCTGCTCCACCGCCGGCTTCATGGCGGTGGTGCTGCTGACGAAGGCGGTGTTGAGCGCGATCAGCTGCATCTGGCTGGTGCCGATCTTGCGGAAGGTGGCCAGCCACGATGGGCCCATCTGGCTCGCATACAAACCACGCTCGCCGACCGAGCCGGCCACGTTCACCGAGAGCAAGAAGGGCTGGTCGAGCCGCTCGGCAGGGATCTCGAGCCAGATCTTGTCGTCCTTGCGCCAGATGGGCACGAAGCCCGACTGTTGCGTGGCGCCCTTGATCACCTCGTCAAAGGGCTTGGGCGCGCCAGGCTCGGGCCGTGCGGCCGGTGCACCGGCCACGCCGGAGGCCGCCCCCGATGCGGCCGCCGCGGCGGCTGGCGCTGCAGGCGCCGCGCCGGCCACGGGCGCCGGGACGGCACGGGTGTTGGCTTTCTCCGGCGACGTGGGCTTGCCGGTGCCGTTGGCCGAGGGGGCGGGCGTGGCGCAGGCCTGCAGCATCAATGAAATCGCGAGAACGAGCCCGAGCGGGCGAACGGCAAGACCGGCAGGAGAAACGTTCACGAAGAATCCTTGCGAAACGAAGTCGGGAAGCGAAATCGGGAAAGGCAATCCAGCACAGGGCAGGCGCGGGTCAGTTTAGGCGTGCCAAGCACCCGCGGCACCGGGTGAGATTGCGGAGTCGGGCACACTGCGGGGCCCCTTCTTGTGTCCGTCGTCTCACTCTCGCGACTCGCTTCGAGCAGCCCGACGAGGCCTGGTTCCCATGACCCCGACCCATCTGTTGTATCTGCACGGTTTTCGCTCGTCGCCGCAGTCGGCCAAGGCCACGCGCATGGCGGCCTGGGTGCGCGAACACGCACCGCGCCTGACCTGGTGGTGCCCGCAACTGCCGCCCTCGCCACACGAAGCAGTGCGCATGCTCGAGCACGGCGTGAGCCGCTGGCCGCGCGAGCGCATGGCCGTCGTCGGCAGCTCGCTGGGCGGCTTCTACGCCACGGTGATGGCCGAACGCCTGGGCTGCAAGGCCGTGCTCCTCAACCCAGCCGTCGACCCGGCACGCGACCTCGCCCGCCACATCGGCGAGACCACCGCCTGGCACAGCGACGATCGCTTCTTCTTCCGCCCTGAGTACGTCGACGAATTGCGAGACATGACGCCCGGCCGGCTCGCCGACCCGACGCGCTATTTCGCCGTCATCGCCACCGGCGACGAGGTGCTGAGCTGGCGCGAGATGAGCGAGCGTTACCGCGGCGGCCACCTGCGCATCGTCGAGGGCAGCGACCATGCGCTGTCGGATTTCGACGAGCACCTGCCGCATCTACTGCACTTCCTCGAACTCGGCCCCTCCCCTTGACCGACGACAATCCAGGCCATGTACGCACTGTTTGATGACGCCGGGAAGTTCCACGCCGGCCGCGTGATGTCCGAAGCCGACACCTCGATGCAGATCGAGCTCGACTCCGGCAAGCGCGTGAAAGTGAAATCCGCCAACGTGCTGCTCAAGTTCGAGCAGCCGTCTCCGGCCGAGCTGCTGGCCGAAGGGCAGCGCCTCGCGCAGGACATCGACCTCGACCTCGCCTGGGAATTCGCACCCGACAGCGACTTCGGCTTCGCCGACCTGGCACGCGACTACTTCAACGACAAGGCGAGCGCGGCGCAGCAGGCCGCGGCACTCTTCCGCCTGTTCGAAGCGC
This genomic window contains:
- the hemL gene encoding glutamate-1-semialdehyde 2,1-aminomutase, with the protein product MSTNAQLFERAQRVIPGGVNSPVRAFRAVGGTPRFISRAQGPYIFDAEGKRYIDYIGSWGPMILGHGHPEVLDAVQKAALEGFSFGAPTEREIELAEEILKLVPSMEQVRLVSSGTEAAMSAIRLARGATGRHKLIKFEGCYHGHADALLVKAGSGLATFGNPTSAGVPPEVVQHTLVLEYNNVAELEEAFQRHGADLACVMIEPIAGNMNFVRASIPFMTRLRELCTQHGALLVFDEVMTGFRVALGSAQSLYAKAIPGFAPDMSVFGKVIGGGMPLAAFGGKRAVMEKLAPLGPVYQAGTLSGNPVATACGLATLKQIQKPGFFEALSASTRTLVDGLNAAAKAAGVPFVVDCEGGMFGFFFGAALPQNYPAVMATDKERFNRFFHAMLDRGVYLAPALYEAGFVSAAHTAADIAATVEAAREAFKA
- a CDS encoding DUF6152 family protein, with the translated sequence MQRRLILVAGAGVCVLPAWAHHGWSNFDAERPIYLEGRAAKVAWRNPHAEVELELASPLTLPSDLAKRPVPPQSAAVDAPAILAKTVLPTRRDKRWELELAPLSRMQAWQVAEIKPGTSLAVVAYTFPGEKGEAVARVEYLFVDGKAYALRSSPA
- the mpl gene encoding UDP-N-acetylmuramate:L-alanyl-gamma-D-glutamyl-meso-diaminopimelate ligase; translation: MHIHILGICGTFMGGLAALAREAGHTVTGCDAGVYPPMSDQLRALGIELIEGYGADQLKLNPDLYVIGNVVSRGNPLVEAILDAGARYTSGPQWLSDNVLQGRHVLAVAGTHGKTTTTSMLAWMLDKAGLEPGFLVGGVPQNFGVSARLGQGKTFVIEADEYDTAFFDKRSKFVHYRPRTAILNNLEYDHADIFPDVAAIETQFHHLVRTVPPSGRLVVNAREESLQRVLERGCWSEVVRFGTRKETPGALRARGEPHAFDVLRGSLKIARVDWQLLGEHNQLNALAAIAAAEHVGVSPEVAGAALASFENVRRRLELRGEAGNVKVYDDFAHHPTAIRTTINGLRRKVGADRILAVFEPRSNTMKLGAMKAQLPWALEEADLSFCHQANLGWDAREALAPMGDKAIVADTIEALVTAVRRAAKPGDHVLCMSNGGFGGIHQKLLTALSS
- a CDS encoding zinc-dependent metalloprotease, which encodes MNVSPAGLAVRPLGLVLAISLMLQACATPAPSANGTGKPTSPEKANTRAVPAPVAGAAPAAPAAAAAASGAASGVAGAPAARPEPGAPKPFDEVIKGATQQSGFVPIWRKDDKIWLEIPAERLDQPFLLSVNVAGSVGERGLYASQMGPSWLATFRKIGTSQMQLIALNTAFVSSTTAMKPAVEQGFSHSLLGSAAIVSAPHPQRKSVLIDAGFLLTDIPGYSTRIESAFRLPYSLDRGNSFFEKTRVSDEMTTVNARVHFATPRIPAPPALPSPTPGPNPPSTVPDARSMFVAFVYSFTKLPQEPMPARRTDPRLGHFFTGVTDLGNDLKANPRVHHLSRWRLEKRDPSAALSDPKQPIVYWLDKNIPPKYRKAVEAGVLEWNKAFEKIGFKDAIVVRHQPDDAEWDNMDARHASIRWFVGADVGFAVGPHHADPRTGEIIDADIGMSDVFGRGARRFVVEDVGTGGGAGAGAAGHAHDAYCDYARENAAEMNFALDVLEARGDIAPDSPEAEAFVQAVIKDTVMHEVGHTLGLKHNFKGSTVVPRDKLQDKDFTEKNGISGSVMDYNAYNVALRGEKQGALNNTTLGPYDYWAIEYAYKPIAPADEAAELARIASRSTDPLLAYADDADAGGLPGNDGIDPLVNRFDLGDDPLAYYVRRLQLSRELWQRVQERGAQPGDEAVRQRRILLSGFRQLSRASELVGKYVGGMYTVRDLPGTTRRAAYVPVEPAKQREALKFLADGVFNADSFRFKPEFVASLSPDYNEWDRGGPVNIPAAVLQVQTVAMDRLLNPGTASRLLDLPSYVPNANKRNIISLAEVYDTLQGAVWSELKTGREIDRLRRNLQREHLKRVQNLLVRGSASLPPDALSLMRMQAVELQTQIKRASGNGKLSVESRAHLQDSLSQLTEALRASMIRS
- a CDS encoding YqiA/YcfP family alpha/beta fold hydrolase is translated as MTPTHLLYLHGFRSSPQSAKATRMAAWVREHAPRLTWWCPQLPPSPHEAVRMLEHGVSRWPRERMAVVGSSLGGFYATVMAERLGCKAVLLNPAVDPARDLARHIGETTAWHSDDRFFFRPEYVDELRDMTPGRLADPTRYFAVIATGDEVLSWREMSERYRGGHLRIVEGSDHALSDFDEHLPHLLHFLELGPSP